The Candidatus Binatia bacterium genome includes a window with the following:
- a CDS encoding VOC family protein — MESTATRATEDRVSPTKQPRFSGFSHASLPCRDLEQSKRFFTRVMGGELAHNVEGFAEVRVAGVIIGLSQQKGGWTGWDAEFPHYAFFAEAEDFLPMV; from the coding sequence ATGGAAAGCACGGCGACTCGTGCAACGGAAGACAGAGTTTCGCCGACAAAGCAGCCTCGATTCTCCGGTTTCAGCCATGCAAGCCTTCCCTGCCGCGATCTCGAGCAGTCGAAGCGCTTTTTCACTCGAGTCATGGGAGGCGAGCTGGCGCATAATGTCGAGGGATTTGCCGAAGTCCGCGTCGCCGGCGTCATCATCGGGCTGTCGCAACAAAAAGGCGGCTGGACGGGCTGGGACGCTGAGTTTCCCCACTACGCCTTCTTCGCCGAGGCGGAGGATTTCCTGCCGATGGTCGA